From the Vibrio metoecus genome, one window contains:
- the treR gene encoding trehalose operon repressor TreR, translating into MNRKLTILDIARLSGVGKSTVSRVLTNDPKVKPETRARVEQVIAESGYVPSKSAQTMRGGSQKVVGIIISRLDSPSENKAVSTMLQALYAHGYDVVIMESQFSREKTNAHLKVLAKRQVDGVVVFGFTDIDHDALLHWQHRCVLLAMHSDEISSINYDNAGVIERALQHLAQKQLRDIAFIGVDPRDKTTGEQRLNAYLNWCVQHEIVANYQTGQLHHESAYLLVDKVLTEQTQAIVCASDTLALGVIKRLQELQRDDVVVTGVGGNELLSFLFPNIFSVDPGYREAGKLAADLLIEQLCGPENGCVHLTQIPVSR; encoded by the coding sequence ATGAATCGAAAACTGACCATTTTAGACATTGCGAGACTTTCTGGTGTCGGTAAATCAACCGTGTCCCGAGTATTGACCAATGATCCCAAAGTGAAACCTGAAACGCGTGCACGCGTAGAGCAGGTGATCGCAGAATCGGGTTATGTGCCGTCCAAATCGGCACAAACCATGCGTGGTGGCAGCCAAAAAGTGGTGGGAATTATCATCTCGCGTCTGGATTCGCCTTCCGAAAACAAAGCGGTCAGCACTATGCTGCAAGCGTTGTATGCTCACGGCTACGATGTGGTGATCATGGAAAGCCAGTTTAGCCGCGAAAAAACCAATGCTCACTTAAAAGTGCTCGCCAAGCGGCAAGTGGATGGTGTGGTCGTGTTTGGTTTTACGGATATTGACCATGACGCACTGCTTCATTGGCAACATCGCTGTGTGCTCTTGGCGATGCACAGCGACGAGATATCCTCCATCAACTATGACAATGCTGGAGTGATTGAGCGCGCTTTGCAGCATTTGGCGCAAAAACAGTTACGCGATATTGCCTTTATTGGGGTCGACCCACGTGACAAAACCACGGGTGAGCAACGGCTTAACGCTTATCTTAACTGGTGTGTGCAGCATGAGATTGTGGCGAATTACCAAACCGGACAACTGCATCATGAAAGTGCTTATCTGCTGGTAGATAAAGTGCTGACTGAGCAAACTCAAGCGATTGTGTGTGCGAGTGATACTTTGGCGCTCGGCGTGATTAAGCGTTTGCAAGAGTTGCAACGTGATGATGTCGTTGTGACTGGGGTTGGTGGCAATGAACTGCTCTCTTTTTTATTTCCGAACATTTTTAGCGTTGACCCCGGCTATCGTGAAGCGGGCAAATTAGCTGCCGATCTACTGATCGAGCAACTGTGTGGCCCTGAAAACGGTTGTGTGCATTTAACACAGATTCCTGTATCGCGGTAA